A window of Sulfobacillus thermosulfidooxidans contains these coding sequences:
- a CDS encoding AAA family ATPase, which translates to MKQSPGRTSNFSNDETIHEELQPVIDNIERVIVGKRSTITKLLCAMLAQGHVLLDDVPGVGKTTLAKALAATLDLHYARIQFTPDLLPTDVTGVSIYNPAQGAFIFQPGPVFANLLLADELNRTSPRTQSALLEVMEERQVTVDGIAHPLAPPFMVIATENPIEYEGTFPLPESQLDRFLFRLNLGYPTIEEETQMLERVTHTHPLSTIRPVLSHDRVMALMEHIPNVYLSPSIRQYIAQLALKTREHPRIYLGMSPRAAIALQRAAQAWAFVHGREFVIPDDIRALFPDIIAHRLILKGGNRHQQTTVIQDLVHDILQQVPIPDRERRER; encoded by the coding sequence GTGAAACAATCACCCGGACGCACTTCAAATTTTTCCAATGACGAAACAATTCACGAAGAATTGCAGCCCGTTATTGATAATATCGAACGCGTCATTGTTGGGAAACGCAGTACCATCACCAAACTCTTATGTGCTATGCTCGCACAAGGTCACGTGTTATTAGATGATGTACCAGGTGTTGGCAAAACCACGTTAGCCAAGGCGCTGGCGGCCACCTTAGATTTACATTATGCTCGCATTCAATTCACCCCCGACTTATTGCCTACTGATGTCACAGGAGTGAGTATTTATAATCCGGCCCAGGGCGCTTTTATTTTTCAACCGGGACCCGTTTTCGCCAATTTGTTGTTAGCGGATGAATTAAACCGGACCTCTCCACGTACACAAAGTGCTTTATTAGAAGTGATGGAAGAACGGCAAGTGACCGTAGACGGCATTGCCCATCCTCTGGCCCCTCCTTTTATGGTGATTGCTACCGAAAATCCCATAGAATACGAAGGAACATTTCCGCTTCCGGAAAGCCAATTAGATCGTTTTCTGTTTCGTCTTAATCTGGGATATCCAACAATTGAAGAAGAAACGCAAATGTTGGAGCGAGTGACGCATACCCATCCTCTCAGCACCATCCGTCCGGTGTTGTCACATGACCGGGTTATGGCACTCATGGAACACATTCCGAATGTTTATTTATCGCCTTCGATTCGACAGTATATTGCCCAATTAGCTCTCAAAACCCGTGAGCATCCCCGAATTTATTTAGGCATGAGTCCTCGTGCTGCCATCGCTTTACAACGGGCAGCTCAAGCGTGGGCCTTTGTCCACGGCAGGGAATTTGTTATCCCCGATGATATCCGTGCACTGTTTCCTGATATCATCGCACACCGCCTGATTCTTAAAGGAGGCAATCGCCACCAACAAACCACCGTTATCCAAGACCTCGTTCACGATATCCTACAACAAGTGCCCATTCCGGACCGCGAGCGTCGGGAACGATGA